A window of the Chrysemys picta bellii isolate R12L10 chromosome 24, ASM1138683v2, whole genome shotgun sequence genome harbors these coding sequences:
- the LOC101935747 gene encoding uncharacterized protein LOC101935747 isoform X2 gives MSGGVTDLQALQSHLQAMDQGMGDGEQPDDHPLYKLPEPGLEGAVLCSPDFQQPQELELQESRGHAPPECTSAQPHGALSSLGRPSHSLLCVEEEIKNRKRPRLSNGPQASPSLVSHFPRALSGPQPQGPSPFGHVLQSNSLDLHSRRPQDGLPHTRTLDNPRAAHSGASVLYRPSTEQLESPSLNYGLEDGCPWSSRAPSGGSSISSRASKVTGLYAELVKELELQMSELRNLLASREEAAMWQERRIKELELENQQLKSQLRNLEEQNDLLSSRNGAGAAAGRTVLGSGNGGVDINESNIQFLKALVGLLESNAALQANGLQPFTSPIVGEQRCTPAEVPKSPPVWRMRAGVPSGFPPWMSTEDGSGSPVTLSDATCLWEENIQDTLPDGTPVWASPVEENGRPKLELIPNSGVYVTHHQLDDLSQVSTDKPKLMTRRLLDYFFSRETLARSSATGQRIAHNNTTMEKPIRLPVAVVNAIKVNPPPSCTSYDVGITTPFGSKEFRHRG, from the exons ATGTCTGGTGGTGTCACTGACCTGCAGGCTCTGCAGAGCCACCTCCAGGCCATGGACCAAGGGATGGGAGATGGCGAGCAGCCAGACGATCACCCACTGTACAAACTGCCTGAGCCTGGACTGGAAGGTGCTGTTCTCTGCAGCCCTGACTTCCAACagccccaggagctggagctCCAGGAGTCCCGAGGACACGCCCCCCCAGAATGTACCAG CGCCCAACCCCATGGAGCCCTGAGCAGTCTTGGGAggcccagccactctctgctgtGCGTGGAAGAGGAGATCAAGAACCGGAAAAGACCCAGGCTCTCCAACGGACCCCAGGCCAGTCCCAGCCTTGTCTCTCACTTCCCTCGTGCGCTGAGCGGGCCACAGCCCCAGGGCCCGTCCCCCTTCGGACACGTCCTTCAGAGCAATAGCCTGGATCTCCACAGCAGACGTCCCCAGGACGGGCTGCCACACACCAGGACTTTGGACAATCCCAGAGCCGCTCATTCTGGGGCCTCGGTGCTCTACAGGCCCAGCACAGAGCAGCTGGAGTCTCCATCCCTGAATTACGGACTCGAGGACGGCTGCCCATGGAGCAGCCGAGCTCCCTCGGGAGGCAGCAGCATTAGCAGCCGAGCGAGCAAGGTGACGGGTCTATACGCTGAGCTAGTCAAGGAgctggagctgcagatgtccgagCTGCGGAATCTCCTCGCCTCTCGGGAAGAGGCCGCCATGTGGCAGGAGAGGAGGAtcaaggagctggagctggagaatCAGCAGCTGAAGAGCCAGCTCCGGAACCTAGAGGAGCAGAACGACCTCCTCTCCAGCAGgaacggggcaggggcagcggcaGGCAGGACGGTGCTGGGGTCCGGAAACGGCGGTGTTG ACATCAACGAGAGCAACATCCAATTCCTGAAAGCCCTGGTGGGGCTGCTGGAGAGCAACGCAGCATTGCAG GCCAATGGCCTCCAGCCATTCACCTCTCCCATTgtgggggagcagaggtgcaCCCCAGCTGAGGTCCCCAAAAGCCCCCCAGTCTGGAGGATGCGAGCTGGGGTCCCGAGCGGCTTCCCACCCTGGATGAGCACAGAGGACGGCTCGGGGAGCCCCGTCACGCTCAGCGATGCCACCTGCTTATGGGAGGAGAACATACAAGATACGCTGCCCGATGGCACCCCGGTGTGGGCGTCGCCCGTGGAG GAGAATGGGAGACCCAAGCTGGAGCTGATCCCCAACTCGGGGGTCTACGTCACCCACCACCAGCTGGACGACCTCTCGCAGGTTTCTACCGACAAGCCCAAGCTGATGACCAGGCGCCTGCTGGATTACTTCTTCTCCCGGGAGACGCTCGCCAGGTCTTCGGCCACCGGCCAGCGCATCGCCCACAACAACACGACCATGGAGAAACCCATCCGCCTGCCGGTCGCAGTGGTAAATGCTATCAAAG TTAATCCGCCGCCCTCGTGCACTTCCTATGATGTAGGGATTACCACCCCGTTCGGCAGCAAAGAATTCAGACACAGAGGGTGA
- the LOC101935747 gene encoding uncharacterized protein LOC101935747 isoform X1, producing MSGGVTDLQALQSHLQAMDQGMGDGEQPDDHPLYKLPEPGLEGAVLCSPDFQQPQELELQESRGHAPPECTSAQPHGALSSLGRPSHSLLCVEEEIKNRKRPRLSNGPQASPSLVSHFPRALSGPQPQGPSPFGHVLQSNSLDLHSRRPQDGLPHTRTLDNPRAAHSGASVLYRPSTEQLESPSLNYGLEDGCPWSSRAPSGGSSISSRASKVTGLYAELVKELELQMSELRNLLASREEAAMWQERRIKELELENQQLKSQLRNLEEQNDLLSSRNGAGAAAGRTVLGSGNGGVDINESNIQFLKALVGLLESNAALQANGLQPFTSPIVGEQRCTPAEVPKSPPVWRMRAGVPSGFPPWMSTEDGSGSPVTLSDATCLWEENIQDTLPDGTPVWASPVEENGRPKLELIPNSGVYVTHHQLDDLSQVSTDKPKLMTRRLLDYFFSRETLARSSATGQRIAHNNTTMEKPIRLPVAVVNAIKEYVTKVCGKSCNFNAVINSKCGTSRRAVKKMIIKME from the exons ATGTCTGGTGGTGTCACTGACCTGCAGGCTCTGCAGAGCCACCTCCAGGCCATGGACCAAGGGATGGGAGATGGCGAGCAGCCAGACGATCACCCACTGTACAAACTGCCTGAGCCTGGACTGGAAGGTGCTGTTCTCTGCAGCCCTGACTTCCAACagccccaggagctggagctCCAGGAGTCCCGAGGACACGCCCCCCCAGAATGTACCAG CGCCCAACCCCATGGAGCCCTGAGCAGTCTTGGGAggcccagccactctctgctgtGCGTGGAAGAGGAGATCAAGAACCGGAAAAGACCCAGGCTCTCCAACGGACCCCAGGCCAGTCCCAGCCTTGTCTCTCACTTCCCTCGTGCGCTGAGCGGGCCACAGCCCCAGGGCCCGTCCCCCTTCGGACACGTCCTTCAGAGCAATAGCCTGGATCTCCACAGCAGACGTCCCCAGGACGGGCTGCCACACACCAGGACTTTGGACAATCCCAGAGCCGCTCATTCTGGGGCCTCGGTGCTCTACAGGCCCAGCACAGAGCAGCTGGAGTCTCCATCCCTGAATTACGGACTCGAGGACGGCTGCCCATGGAGCAGCCGAGCTCCCTCGGGAGGCAGCAGCATTAGCAGCCGAGCGAGCAAGGTGACGGGTCTATACGCTGAGCTAGTCAAGGAgctggagctgcagatgtccgagCTGCGGAATCTCCTCGCCTCTCGGGAAGAGGCCGCCATGTGGCAGGAGAGGAGGAtcaaggagctggagctggagaatCAGCAGCTGAAGAGCCAGCTCCGGAACCTAGAGGAGCAGAACGACCTCCTCTCCAGCAGgaacggggcaggggcagcggcaGGCAGGACGGTGCTGGGGTCCGGAAACGGCGGTGTTG ACATCAACGAGAGCAACATCCAATTCCTGAAAGCCCTGGTGGGGCTGCTGGAGAGCAACGCAGCATTGCAG GCCAATGGCCTCCAGCCATTCACCTCTCCCATTgtgggggagcagaggtgcaCCCCAGCTGAGGTCCCCAAAAGCCCCCCAGTCTGGAGGATGCGAGCTGGGGTCCCGAGCGGCTTCCCACCCTGGATGAGCACAGAGGACGGCTCGGGGAGCCCCGTCACGCTCAGCGATGCCACCTGCTTATGGGAGGAGAACATACAAGATACGCTGCCCGATGGCACCCCGGTGTGGGCGTCGCCCGTGGAG GAGAATGGGAGACCCAAGCTGGAGCTGATCCCCAACTCGGGGGTCTACGTCACCCACCACCAGCTGGACGACCTCTCGCAGGTTTCTACCGACAAGCCCAAGCTGATGACCAGGCGCCTGCTGGATTACTTCTTCTCCCGGGAGACGCTCGCCAGGTCTTCGGCCACCGGCCAGCGCATCGCCCACAACAACACGACCATGGAGAAACCCATCCGCCTGCCGGTCGCAGTGGTAAATGCTATCAAAG AGTACGTCACCAAAGTGTGCGGCAAGAGCTGCAACTTCAACGCCGTGATCAACAGCAAGTGTGGCACCTCCCGGAGGGCGGTCAAGAAAATGATCATCAAGATGGAGTAG
- the LOC101935747 gene encoding uncharacterized protein LOC101935747 isoform X3 has protein sequence MSGGVTDLQALQSHLQAMDQGMGDGEQPDDHPLYKLPEPGLEGAVLCSPDFQQPQELELQESRGHAPPECTSAQPHGALSSLGRPSHSLLCVEEEIKNRKRPRLSNGPQASPSLVSHFPRALSGPQPQGPSPFGHVLQSNSLDLHSRRPQDGLPHTRTLDNPRAAHSGASVLYRPSTEQLESPSLNYGLEDGCPWSSRAPSGGSSISSRASKVTGLYAELVKELELQMSELRNLLASREEAAMWQERRIKELELENQQLKSQLRNLEEQNDLLSSRNGAGAAAGRTVLGSGNGGVDINESNIQFLKALVGLLESNAALQANGLQPFTSPIVGEQRCTPAEVPKSPPVWRMRAGVPSGFPPWMSTEDGSGSPVTLSDATCLWEENIQDTLPDGTPVWASPVEENGRPKLELIPNSGVYVTHHQLDDLSQVSTDKPKLMTRRLLDYFFSRETLARSSATGQRIAHNNTTMEKPIRLPVAVSTSPKCAARAATSTP, from the exons ATGTCTGGTGGTGTCACTGACCTGCAGGCTCTGCAGAGCCACCTCCAGGCCATGGACCAAGGGATGGGAGATGGCGAGCAGCCAGACGATCACCCACTGTACAAACTGCCTGAGCCTGGACTGGAAGGTGCTGTTCTCTGCAGCCCTGACTTCCAACagccccaggagctggagctCCAGGAGTCCCGAGGACACGCCCCCCCAGAATGTACCAG CGCCCAACCCCATGGAGCCCTGAGCAGTCTTGGGAggcccagccactctctgctgtGCGTGGAAGAGGAGATCAAGAACCGGAAAAGACCCAGGCTCTCCAACGGACCCCAGGCCAGTCCCAGCCTTGTCTCTCACTTCCCTCGTGCGCTGAGCGGGCCACAGCCCCAGGGCCCGTCCCCCTTCGGACACGTCCTTCAGAGCAATAGCCTGGATCTCCACAGCAGACGTCCCCAGGACGGGCTGCCACACACCAGGACTTTGGACAATCCCAGAGCCGCTCATTCTGGGGCCTCGGTGCTCTACAGGCCCAGCACAGAGCAGCTGGAGTCTCCATCCCTGAATTACGGACTCGAGGACGGCTGCCCATGGAGCAGCCGAGCTCCCTCGGGAGGCAGCAGCATTAGCAGCCGAGCGAGCAAGGTGACGGGTCTATACGCTGAGCTAGTCAAGGAgctggagctgcagatgtccgagCTGCGGAATCTCCTCGCCTCTCGGGAAGAGGCCGCCATGTGGCAGGAGAGGAGGAtcaaggagctggagctggagaatCAGCAGCTGAAGAGCCAGCTCCGGAACCTAGAGGAGCAGAACGACCTCCTCTCCAGCAGgaacggggcaggggcagcggcaGGCAGGACGGTGCTGGGGTCCGGAAACGGCGGTGTTG ACATCAACGAGAGCAACATCCAATTCCTGAAAGCCCTGGTGGGGCTGCTGGAGAGCAACGCAGCATTGCAG GCCAATGGCCTCCAGCCATTCACCTCTCCCATTgtgggggagcagaggtgcaCCCCAGCTGAGGTCCCCAAAAGCCCCCCAGTCTGGAGGATGCGAGCTGGGGTCCCGAGCGGCTTCCCACCCTGGATGAGCACAGAGGACGGCTCGGGGAGCCCCGTCACGCTCAGCGATGCCACCTGCTTATGGGAGGAGAACATACAAGATACGCTGCCCGATGGCACCCCGGTGTGGGCGTCGCCCGTGGAG GAGAATGGGAGACCCAAGCTGGAGCTGATCCCCAACTCGGGGGTCTACGTCACCCACCACCAGCTGGACGACCTCTCGCAGGTTTCTACCGACAAGCCCAAGCTGATGACCAGGCGCCTGCTGGATTACTTCTTCTCCCGGGAGACGCTCGCCAGGTCTTCGGCCACCGGCCAGCGCATCGCCCACAACAACACGACCATGGAGAAACCCATCCGCCTGCCGGTCGCAGTG AGTACGTCACCAAAGTGTGCGGCAAGAGCTGCAACTTCAACGCCGTGA
- the LOC101935747 gene encoding uncharacterized protein LOC101935747 isoform X4, with amino-acid sequence MSGGVTDLQALQSHLQAMDQGMGDGEQPDDHPLYKLPEPGLEGAVLCSPDFQQPQELELQESRGHAPPECTSAQPHGALSSLGRPSHSLLCVEEEIKNRKRPRLSNGPQASPSLVSHFPRALSGPQPQGPSPFGHVLQSNSLDLHSRRPQDGLPHTRTLDNPRAAHSGASVLYRPSTEQLESPSLNYGLEDGCPWSSRAPSGGSSISSRASKVTGLYAELVKELELQMSELRNLLASREEAAMWQERRIKELELENQQLKSQLRNLEEQNDLLSSRNGAGAAAGRTVLGSGNGGVDINESNIQFLKALVGLLESNAALQANGLQPFTSPIVGEQRCTPAEVPKSPPVWRMRAGVPSGFPPWMSTEDGSGSPVTLSDATCLWEENIQDTLPDGTPVWASPVEENGRPKLELIPNSGVYVTHHQLDDLSQVSTDKPKLMTRRLLDYFFSRETLARSSATGQRIAHNNTTMEKPIRLPVAVLIRRPRALPMM; translated from the exons ATGTCTGGTGGTGTCACTGACCTGCAGGCTCTGCAGAGCCACCTCCAGGCCATGGACCAAGGGATGGGAGATGGCGAGCAGCCAGACGATCACCCACTGTACAAACTGCCTGAGCCTGGACTGGAAGGTGCTGTTCTCTGCAGCCCTGACTTCCAACagccccaggagctggagctCCAGGAGTCCCGAGGACACGCCCCCCCAGAATGTACCAG CGCCCAACCCCATGGAGCCCTGAGCAGTCTTGGGAggcccagccactctctgctgtGCGTGGAAGAGGAGATCAAGAACCGGAAAAGACCCAGGCTCTCCAACGGACCCCAGGCCAGTCCCAGCCTTGTCTCTCACTTCCCTCGTGCGCTGAGCGGGCCACAGCCCCAGGGCCCGTCCCCCTTCGGACACGTCCTTCAGAGCAATAGCCTGGATCTCCACAGCAGACGTCCCCAGGACGGGCTGCCACACACCAGGACTTTGGACAATCCCAGAGCCGCTCATTCTGGGGCCTCGGTGCTCTACAGGCCCAGCACAGAGCAGCTGGAGTCTCCATCCCTGAATTACGGACTCGAGGACGGCTGCCCATGGAGCAGCCGAGCTCCCTCGGGAGGCAGCAGCATTAGCAGCCGAGCGAGCAAGGTGACGGGTCTATACGCTGAGCTAGTCAAGGAgctggagctgcagatgtccgagCTGCGGAATCTCCTCGCCTCTCGGGAAGAGGCCGCCATGTGGCAGGAGAGGAGGAtcaaggagctggagctggagaatCAGCAGCTGAAGAGCCAGCTCCGGAACCTAGAGGAGCAGAACGACCTCCTCTCCAGCAGgaacggggcaggggcagcggcaGGCAGGACGGTGCTGGGGTCCGGAAACGGCGGTGTTG ACATCAACGAGAGCAACATCCAATTCCTGAAAGCCCTGGTGGGGCTGCTGGAGAGCAACGCAGCATTGCAG GCCAATGGCCTCCAGCCATTCACCTCTCCCATTgtgggggagcagaggtgcaCCCCAGCTGAGGTCCCCAAAAGCCCCCCAGTCTGGAGGATGCGAGCTGGGGTCCCGAGCGGCTTCCCACCCTGGATGAGCACAGAGGACGGCTCGGGGAGCCCCGTCACGCTCAGCGATGCCACCTGCTTATGGGAGGAGAACATACAAGATACGCTGCCCGATGGCACCCCGGTGTGGGCGTCGCCCGTGGAG GAGAATGGGAGACCCAAGCTGGAGCTGATCCCCAACTCGGGGGTCTACGTCACCCACCACCAGCTGGACGACCTCTCGCAGGTTTCTACCGACAAGCCCAAGCTGATGACCAGGCGCCTGCTGGATTACTTCTTCTCCCGGGAGACGCTCGCCAGGTCTTCGGCCACCGGCCAGCGCATCGCCCACAACAACACGACCATGGAGAAACCCATCCGCCTGCCGGTCGCAGTG TTAATCCGCCGCCCTCGTGCACTTCCTATGATGTAG